A genomic segment from Camarhynchus parvulus chromosome 7, STF_HiC, whole genome shotgun sequence encodes:
- the DUSP19 gene encoding dual specificity protein phosphatase 19 has translation MHSLAQEIRSFSRANLRKQRTRVTTLTGRRIVETWRGACLHMEEEEEAAPGGGFVQDLSADLQVGVVKPWLLLGSQDAAHDLETMRKYKVTHVLNVAYGVENAFLDDFIYKTISILDLPETDITSYFPECFEFIEKARIQDGVVLVHCNAGVSRAAAVVIGFLMNSERLSFARAFSLVKNARPAACPNPGFMEQLHKYQEQILKANGSINNHD, from the exons ATGCACTCCCTCGCCCAGGAGATCCGCAGCTTCTCCAGGGCCAACCTGCGGAAGCAGCGCACCCGCGTCACGACGCTGACCGGCCGCAGGATCGTCGAGACGTGGCGCGGCGCCTGCCTGcacatggaggaggaggaggaggcggcgccCGGCGGCGGCTTCGTGCAGGACCTGAGCGCTGACCTGCAGGTCGGAGTGGTgaagccctggctgctgctgg GGTCGCAGGATGCTGCTCACGACCTGGAGACGATGAGGAAATACAAG GTCACTCACGTTCTAAATGTGGCATATGGAGTCGAAAATGCCTTCCTCGATGACTTTATATACAAGACCATTTCCATTCTGGATCTCCCAGAAACTGATATTACCTCCTATTTCCCTGAATGTTTTGAGTTTATTGAGAAAGCCAGGATCCAG GACGGTGTGGTGCTGGTTCACTGTAATGCAGGAGTCTCCCGTGCAGCAGCTGTAGTCATTGGTTTTCTAATGAATTCAGAAAGACTGAGCTTTGCCAGAGCCTTTTCCTTGGTGAAAAATGCGAGGCCTGCAGCTTGTCCAAATCCTGGCTtcatggagcagctccacaaGTACCAAGAACAGATTTTAAAGGCAAATGGAAGCATAAACAATCATGACTGA